TCAGGGCTTCTACGCACAATTCAGGAGAGATGGGACCTCCAAATCCCCCAAAAGCCAAAAATATGAACGGATTGATGGAGATTCTGGTGGACATGGTCAGGCCTTTGGATGAATCTTCTTCAAATACGCAGCCTTACGGTAACGGGGTGAGTTCCCCATTCTCATTGCCGCCATATGATTCCCTCGCTCCCTTTCCTCTCCTAGAAAACACTCCTCCATTTTGCGTGAATCCGCCGCCATTCACTCCCCAGCTGCCCCCGCCCTCTCCAACCACCCTCCCCATGCAGCCGCCGCCGACGCCACCCTCCTCCTCTTACTCCCCATCATTCCCATTCCCCAACCCAAGCCCACCCCCAAGCCCAGTTGGGACGGCAGTCCCTAGCCCGCCAGAATCATCTATATATCCAACTCCTCCCTCGACTCCGGAGACGCCTAGTATCGCAGTCCCTAGCCCGCCAGAATCATCTATATATCCAACTCCTCCCTTGACTCCGGAGACGCCTAGTATCGCAGCTCCAAGCCCCCCGGAGACGTATGTTCCCAGTCCATCCGTATTTGTTCCAAGCCCGCCACCGCCTTCAGCGCCATATTATTCTCCGCCCAGCCCACCAATCGGTTACGTCCCAAACCCACCTGGTAGCgccggaggaggaggaggatttGTCCCCCCCAGCAGCCCCCGAGTTTACCAGCCACCCAACGTCTACCCATCCCCGCTGGTGCCGCCACCTTCTCCGCTTACAGAACCCGCGTCGGCCCTTTGGTGCGTGGCAAAGCCATCAGTGCCAGGGCCAATCATCCAGGAGGCCATGAACTACGCATGCGTTTCGGGAGCAGAATGCGATCAGATCCAGCCCAGCGGGTCGTGCTTTGAGCCCGACACGTTGGTGGCCCATGCATCCTACGCCTTCAATAGCTATTGGCAGAGAACCAAGGTAGCGGGGGGGACTTGTGAATTCGGGGGGACTGCAATGCTGGTCACCGTGGATCCAAGTAACCCTCTCTCCTCCTTTTGCTAACCTGCTTTGCTTTACTATTAGTACTGCTAATGGAGTATTTAGTAGCGGCGGCACTACTTTactatttcttcttcttgttactcgcaataataataataattggtACGTAGTAATACGGGCTGTGGAATAGAGCGGTAGTACTTAGTAGTGTTTTCTTAGCAGTAGTTTAGTAGTATTTCTTATTTACCTCAATCTCTGTGTCAGGCTATGATGGGTGCCATTTTGTTTACTTCTGACTGGAGCCGAGATGGCAAAAAGAGCTTGGAGGCTATAAAGGATGCTGCCGTAttagccccaaaaaaaaagcaagCAGAGGAAAACAGAAGCAAAAGGAAAACCCGTTTACCAGCTCTAGACTGTAGTAGCCAAGGGGACACCCTTTATTTTTAGCCGCACAAAATTTTGTACCATATGCAAA
Above is a genomic segment from Coffea eugenioides isolate CCC68of chromosome 5, Ceug_1.0, whole genome shotgun sequence containing:
- the LOC113772300 gene encoding leucine-rich repeat extensin-like protein 5, translating into MGGKCRVWWSLNCKLVVNLYLCLAACFFSHCDARRAAAHDVLVRASTHNSGEMGPPNPPKAKNMNGLMEILVDMVRPLDESSSNTQPYGNGVSSPFSLPPYDSLAPFPLLENTPPFCVNPPPFTPQLPPPSPTTLPMQPPPTPPSSSYSPSFPFPNPSPPPSPVGTAVPSPPESSIYPTPPSTPETPSIAVPSPPESSIYPTPPLTPETPSIAAPSPPETYVPSPSVFVPSPPPPSAPYYSPPSPPIGYVPNPPGSAGGGGGFVPPSSPRVYQPPNVYPSPLVPPPSPLTEPASALWCVAKPSVPGPIIQEAMNYACVSGAECDQIQPSGSCFEPDTLVAHASYAFNSYWQRTKVAGGTCEFGGTAMLVTVDPSYDGCHFVYF